A part of Pirellulales bacterium genomic DNA contains:
- a CDS encoding type ISP restriction/modification enzyme: MAGAEPGRVEAGTSFISAARRCPGWSTGASLGLQAVDARHPLSGQALPQPPLFLAAKRLILLARRPQPQWHAGAAARCVRWNLDRLAQRRQVSDRKAYARRATGSKRVFHTVSPRRNSGRHGHFALLAPARAHLFSQLVLLGRKSPDFFPQVGDRNFFVEARRRESVTTWARGTVTSILADNFGNGFSNFFPLYLHRLQTGNGDLFDASTKAVRMLNLSEAAQQYLERCDADHGELVFFHVVAIMHSPLFRGENAAALRQGWPRIPLPADRASLEASAALGEQLAALLDTEAGVAGVTSGKLAPVLKTIGLTTKAGGGSLDPARGDLAVTAGWAHHGQEGVTMPAKGRMETPAYDDAEREAMAAQAAARETSLDDLRGLLGATTCDVFLNDRAYWRNVPINVWEYTIGGYQVMKKWLSCREREILGRDLKPEEAREVMNMARRIAAILLLQPQLDANYRRTKDAAFDWSSVSGG, encoded by the coding sequence GTGGCTGGGGCAGAGCCTGGCCGGGTGGAGGCTGGCACTTCGTTCATCTCGGCGGCCAGGCGATGCCCCGGTTGGAGCACCGGGGCGTCGCTTGGCCTCCAAGCTGTCGATGCGCGCCACCCGCTATCTGGCCAAGCTCTGCCCCAGCCACCGCTTTTCCTCGCGGCAAAACGTCTCATTCTCCTGGCTCGACGGCCGCAGCCACAATGGCATGCGGGAGCGGCTGCTCGATGTGTTCGATGGAATCTGGATCGACTCGCTCAACGGCGACAAGTATCGGATCGGAAAGCTTACGCCCGACGGGCAACCGGATCCAAGCGTGTTTTCCACACCGTTTCGCCGCGAAGGAATTCAGGTCGGCACGGCCATTTCGCTCTTCTCGCGCCGGCTCGCGCACACCTCTTCAGCCAACTTGTGCTACTTGGCCGAAAGAGCCCGGATTTCTTCCCCCAGGTCGGCGACCGCAACTTCTTTGTCGAAGCGCGCCGCCGCGAGTCGGTCACGACATGGGCGCGGGGCACGGTTACGTCTATTCTCGCCGACAATTTCGGCAACGGCTTCAGTAATTTCTTTCCCCTGTACCTGCACCGGTTGCAAACAGGCAACGGGGACCTGTTCGACGCTTCGACGAAAGCAGTACGAATGCTGAACCTATCCGAGGCCGCCCAGCAATACCTAGAGCGGTGCGACGCCGATCATGGCGAATTGGTTTTTTTCCATGTGGTCGCGATCATGCACTCCCCGCTTTTTCGAGGCGAAAACGCGGCGGCGCTGCGCCAGGGGTGGCCACGCATTCCGTTGCCGGCCGACCGCGCATCGCTGGAGGCGTCGGCGGCGCTAGGCGAGCAGCTCGCCGCACTGTTGGATACCGAGGCCGGCGTGGCCGGCGTCACGTCGGGTAAGCTCGCGCCGGTGTTGAAAACCATCGGGCTGACGACGAAAGCCGGCGGCGGCTCGCTCGACCCGGCGCGGGGCGACCTGGCGGTGACCGCCGGCTGGGCGCATCACGGGCAAGAGGGCGTGACGATGCCCGCCAAGGGCCGCATGGAAACACCGGCCTACGACGACGCCGAGCGGGAGGCGATGGCCGCCCAGGCTGCGGCACGTGAAACGTCGCTCGACGATCTGCGAGGATTGCTAGGCGCGACGACTTGCGACGTGTTTCTCAACGACCGCGCTTATTGGCGGAACGTCCCGATCAACGTCTGGGAGTACACGATCGGCGGCTATCAGGTGATGAAGAAATGGCTCAGTTGTCGCGAGCGGGAGATTTTGGGGCGCGACTTGAAGCCCGAAGAGGCCCGCGAAGTGATGAACATGGCCCGCCGCATCGCCGCCATCCTCCTTTTGCAGCCACAGCTCGACGCCAACTACCGTCGCACCAAAGACGCCGCCTTCGACTGGTCGAGCGTCAGCGGCGGTTAG